One segment of Allorhodopirellula heiligendammensis DNA contains the following:
- a CDS encoding sialidase family protein — MTSVNAIKQYDHRRNAAVILVIAITFGWMIGDWGGSRRVSAEERTQVSDVAEAFPQVEVPGVVIDHSPASSGLYIGSPSIAILPNGAYVASHDFFGPKSGEHSSATTAIFRSEDRGRTWTLATHFKDAFWCNLFVHNGSLYLFGTTRHHGLLVIRRSDDGGITWTEPRDAETGVLTEAGEYHTSAVPVVAHSGRLWRAVEDASNGKKWGARYGAMMMSAPVDADLLRRESWTFSNVINRDPKWMEGRFEAFLEGNAVVSPAGHVVDIMRMHDGGQGGKAAIVRISRDGEQATFDPMRDTIEFPGGAKKFTIRFDPQSQAYWSLTNLVVPIARQAGGAAASIRNTLALVKSTDLKSWETKCILLYHPDTEKHAFQYPDWQFDGDDLIAAIRTAFDDGQGGAHRAHDANYLTFHRFIDFRTLEMSDSIVDITSLGLPSPPKLD; from the coding sequence ATGACCAGCGTGAATGCCATCAAGCAGTATGACCATCGTCGGAACGCCGCGGTGATTCTCGTCATCGCGATTACCTTCGGCTGGATGATCGGTGACTGGGGTGGCAGTCGCCGAGTTTCGGCGGAGGAACGCACGCAAGTGTCGGATGTGGCAGAGGCCTTCCCGCAGGTTGAAGTTCCTGGCGTCGTGATTGATCATTCGCCAGCATCGAGCGGACTTTACATCGGATCGCCGAGCATTGCGATTCTGCCGAACGGCGCTTACGTTGCTTCACACGATTTTTTTGGACCAAAGTCGGGCGAGCATTCGTCGGCAACGACAGCGATATTTCGCAGTGAGGATCGCGGGCGCACTTGGACTCTCGCGACGCACTTCAAGGACGCATTTTGGTGCAATCTATTCGTTCACAACGGTTCGTTGTACCTGTTCGGAACGACACGGCACCATGGCTTACTAGTGATCCGTCGCAGCGACGATGGTGGAATCACATGGACCGAACCACGAGATGCCGAGACCGGAGTGCTGACTGAGGCAGGCGAATATCACACTTCGGCCGTGCCTGTCGTCGCTCATTCAGGTCGTTTGTGGCGTGCGGTGGAAGACGCTAGCAATGGAAAGAAGTGGGGTGCTCGGTACGGCGCGATGATGATGTCGGCTCCCGTTGATGCAGACTTGTTGCGGCGGGAGAGTTGGACATTTTCGAATGTCATCAACCGTGACCCGAAGTGGATGGAGGGGCGGTTTGAGGCATTCCTTGAAGGCAACGCGGTCGTTTCGCCTGCGGGGCACGTTGTTGACATCATGCGGATGCACGATGGCGGTCAGGGTGGCAAGGCGGCAATCGTACGGATCAGCCGGGACGGAGAGCAGGCCACCTTCGATCCGATGCGTGACACGATTGAGTTTCCAGGCGGTGCCAAAAAGTTTACGATTCGCTTCGATCCGCAATCCCAAGCGTACTGGTCGCTGACTAATCTGGTAGTGCCAATCGCTCGCCAGGCTGGCGGCGCTGCGGCGTCGATTCGCAACACACTGGCGCTCGTCAAATCGACAGATCTGAAATCCTGGGAAACCAAATGCATTCTGCTCTACCATCCTGATACTGAGAAACATGCGTTTCAGTATCCGGACTGGCAGTTCGACGGAGACGATCTGATCGCCGCCATCCGCACCGCCTTTGATGATGGACAGGGAGGCGCTCATCGCGCTCACGATGCGAACTACCTGACCTTCCACCGGTTCATTGACTTTCGAACTCTGGAGATGTCGGATTCCATTGTCGATATCACATCACTGGGCCTTCCTTCGCCACCAAAGTTGGATTGA
- a CDS encoding DUF3748 domain-containing protein — translation MATTPVSGGDWLHGRERQVTSGPTNHVLTNANVWSHDGRWIYFDVRSDAAGAAFDGQRIERVEVSSGHTQTMFHASRGAYVGVVTAAPHTDMIVFIHGPEDPSEDWKYSAWHRRGVLVDAELPLTAVSLDARDLTPPYTPGALRGGSHVHTFSPDGSWIAFTYEDHVLAEADRDQPHELNQREVGVSVPADFLPSESVVVNSTHPRNHDGTYFSVLVSRTHDEPRAGSDEICRACEDAWIGRDGYLRSDGRRQRRAIAFQGEVIAADGRHFNEVYVVDMPNDLTRPGDQPLEGTPTTRPYPPRGVVQRRLTNTGGRKFPGIQGPRHWLRSSPDGDRIACLMKDDAGVVQIWTVSPRSGELQQLSHNSHDIASAFTWSPDGQWITHVMDTSVCVTSTSTGETYRLTPVCPEAVAPRPEACVFSPAGDQIAYVRRVANTDASGKSQAYNQVFILTLSTDIE, via the coding sequence TTGGCAACGACACCAGTCTCCGGTGGAGATTGGCTGCACGGGCGCGAACGCCAGGTGACGTCGGGGCCGACGAACCATGTCCTCACCAATGCGAATGTTTGGTCCCACGACGGCCGCTGGATCTACTTTGACGTGCGATCCGATGCCGCCGGTGCAGCGTTCGACGGGCAGCGAATCGAGCGCGTCGAGGTGAGCTCAGGACACACGCAAACAATGTTTCACGCCAGTCGCGGTGCGTATGTCGGCGTTGTCACCGCAGCTCCCCACACGGACATGATCGTCTTCATCCATGGTCCAGAGGATCCCTCCGAAGACTGGAAGTACAGTGCATGGCACCGCCGCGGGGTGCTCGTCGACGCAGAGCTTCCGTTGACGGCGGTCAGCCTTGATGCGCGTGATCTGACACCTCCGTATACGCCCGGGGCACTGCGAGGTGGTAGTCACGTACACACATTTTCACCCGACGGGAGCTGGATTGCGTTCACGTATGAAGACCACGTGCTTGCCGAAGCAGACCGCGATCAGCCGCACGAGCTGAATCAACGCGAGGTTGGCGTGAGCGTCCCAGCTGACTTCTTGCCGAGCGAGTCGGTCGTCGTCAATTCGACGCACCCTCGAAATCATGACGGCACGTATTTTTCTGTCCTTGTTTCTCGAACGCATGACGAACCTCGGGCCGGATCGGACGAGATCTGCCGTGCCTGTGAAGACGCTTGGATTGGGCGCGACGGGTATCTTCGTAGCGATGGTAGGCGACAGCGCCGCGCGATTGCTTTTCAGGGCGAAGTCATTGCCGCAGATGGTAGGCATTTCAATGAAGTATATGTGGTTGACATGCCCAATGATCTCACTCGCCCCGGCGACCAGCCCTTGGAGGGCACACCGACGACTCGCCCCTACCCGCCGCGGGGTGTCGTTCAGCGTCGTTTGACCAATACGGGGGGGCGAAAATTTCCTGGCATCCAAGGACCTCGGCACTGGTTGAGAAGTTCTCCCGACGGTGATCGGATTGCCTGCCTGATGAAAGACGATGCTGGGGTCGTCCAGATTTGGACCGTTTCGCCACGCAGTGGTGAGCTGCAGCAGTTATCACACAATAGTCATGATATTGCGTCCGCCTTTACGTGGAGCCCAGACGGACAGTGGATCACGCACGTGATGGATACAAGTGTTTGTGTTACCAGTACGTCTACCGGAGAAACCTATCGCTTGACGCCGGTGTGTCCGGAAGCGGTCGCGCCACGCCCGGAGGCATGTGTATTCTCCCCTGCCGGCGATCAGATCGCGTATGTTCGGCGGGTAGCCAACACGGACGCCTCCGGCAAATCCCAAGCATACAATCAGGTTTTCATCCTGACATTGTCGACCGATATTGAATGA
- a CDS encoding cytochrome c, with translation MIFCTADIDHAATLPQKDLNGPTGGFHRGQLSHREHDGTVVAHRILSAGAFATMCLLAALCCVTGCHSEPAPLEFEPNLVHAMKYQIKEGIPMEQAGEDAFWVVTEMFGTPENPKLPAIVTEDEDLASVVSIENLQRASGRIGQDGRGLFQTHCVTCHGTTGNGRGELSATMSPYPRDYRKGIFKYKSTERGAKPTREDLAGLIKNGINGTRMVAIPNLSDEDVQALVDYVIYLSWRGELERQLVDDAVYELDLESGDRIIDPAAQNATGEPKETFDESWELAEDFATDIGEAWLEAPDEVVEVPDPPADFVVPDTHEEFVAAMQDDRAETLQASVERGGLLFKGKIASCSKCHGEQGRGDGQNTDYDDWTKEWTVSIGIKPEDRESLIKLLARGALPPINATPRNFSLGAFHGGSTAKELYMRITQGIEGTPMPAVTFVPGEFEEDDVWHLINFIRSLQETPDATTGESEPTPAAVEAT, from the coding sequence ATGATTTTTTGCACTGCCGATATTGACCACGCCGCGACCCTCCCCCAAAAAGATTTGAATGGTCCCACAGGAGGTTTTCACCGCGGTCAATTGTCACACCGCGAGCACGACGGCACGGTGGTGGCGCATCGGATACTGTCGGCGGGTGCATTTGCAACCATGTGTCTCTTAGCTGCGTTGTGCTGCGTCACTGGCTGCCATAGTGAACCGGCACCACTCGAGTTCGAACCGAACTTAGTCCACGCGATGAAGTACCAGATCAAGGAGGGCATTCCGATGGAGCAGGCTGGCGAGGACGCGTTCTGGGTCGTCACGGAGATGTTCGGAACGCCTGAGAACCCAAAGCTACCAGCGATCGTGACGGAAGACGAAGACCTCGCATCGGTTGTCTCGATAGAAAACCTGCAGCGAGCATCCGGCCGTATCGGACAGGATGGCCGGGGACTGTTTCAGACCCATTGCGTGACCTGTCATGGCACCACGGGCAATGGACGCGGCGAATTGTCTGCGACGATGTCTCCCTACCCGCGTGACTATCGCAAAGGGATTTTTAAATACAAGTCGACTGAACGCGGTGCAAAACCAACCCGCGAGGATCTCGCTGGCTTGATCAAGAACGGCATCAATGGTACCCGCATGGTAGCCATCCCGAATCTGTCCGACGAAGACGTCCAAGCACTCGTCGACTATGTAATTTATCTCTCCTGGCGGGGCGAACTTGAACGGCAACTCGTTGACGACGCTGTGTATGAATTGGACCTGGAATCTGGAGACCGAATAATCGATCCAGCGGCTCAGAATGCTACCGGAGAGCCCAAGGAAACCTTTGACGAATCTTGGGAACTGGCGGAAGATTTTGCAACCGATATCGGCGAAGCTTGGCTGGAAGCACCCGATGAAGTTGTCGAAGTGCCTGATCCCCCCGCAGACTTCGTCGTTCCCGATACGCACGAAGAGTTCGTCGCCGCCATGCAAGATGATCGCGCCGAAACCCTTCAAGCTTCAGTGGAGCGGGGAGGTTTGCTGTTTAAGGGCAAGATCGCTTCGTGCAGCAAATGCCACGGCGAACAGGGGCGAGGCGATGGCCAGAACACCGATTACGACGACTGGACGAAGGAATGGACCGTCAGTATTGGCATCAAACCAGAGGACCGCGAGTCGCTCATTAAACTATTAGCTCGCGGTGCACTGCCCCCGATCAACGCCACACCGCGGAACTTTTCGCTCGGCGCCTTCCACGGCGGCTCAACAGCGAAAGAGCTGTACATGAGAATCACGCAAGGAATCGAGGGCACTCCGATGCCAGCGGTCACGTTCGTCCCGGGTGAATTTGAGGAGGATGACGTATGGCACTTGATCAACTTTATCCGCTCTCTCCAAGAAACCCCTGATGCGACAACCGGCGAATCGGAGCCGACGCCGGCCGCTGTCGAGGCAACCTAA
- a CDS encoding 1-acyl-sn-glycerol-3-phosphate acyltransferase: MTVILSRPYSFVPPYRGNVWPAAIQKLRLIDRHLRKRECVIDYELRHADRLTDSIAAGHGVLLAPNHCRYADPIVLGWLAREVHTHLFAMASWHLFNTNGFEAFALRRMGAFSIYREGNDRQAIETAIDILVTAERPLVLFPEGTTNRTNDLLKPLLDGVSFIARTAAKKRENAGQGKVVMHPVALKYLCLGDTWQWADEQLRQLETALSWQAAPPSRDPARLLPRLLRVSEAYLALKEIEHVGQASAGDLRPRRDALIEFLLSRCERRYDLQIASDDSVRERVRRIRSAVATAYFAESPTPASDPERDPEPYLVDAAAADLAQFLLSFPDEYMMPGQITDTRVVETIQRIQEAIYGKAKETMPMKVVIEVDHAIEVSPQRGPRGQPDPLLCQLDERLRTMMIALSKEARDFEKP; this comes from the coding sequence ATGACAGTTATCCTATCGCGCCCCTACTCTTTTGTGCCGCCCTATCGTGGCAACGTCTGGCCAGCAGCCATCCAGAAGCTGCGATTGATTGATCGACATCTGCGCAAGCGCGAATGCGTTATCGACTACGAACTCAGGCATGCCGATCGCCTCACCGACTCAATTGCCGCTGGCCATGGAGTGCTATTAGCCCCCAACCACTGCCGCTACGCCGACCCCATTGTGCTGGGATGGCTGGCCCGGGAAGTGCATACGCACCTATTTGCGATGGCTTCCTGGCACCTCTTCAACACCAACGGATTCGAAGCGTTCGCGTTGCGTCGGATGGGTGCGTTTAGCATCTACCGCGAAGGCAACGATCGACAAGCGATCGAGACTGCGATCGATATTTTGGTGACTGCCGAACGACCGCTGGTGCTCTTTCCCGAGGGGACCACCAATCGCACCAATGACCTGCTCAAGCCACTACTCGACGGAGTCAGCTTCATTGCCCGCACCGCGGCGAAGAAGCGTGAGAACGCGGGTCAGGGAAAGGTTGTCATGCATCCGGTTGCCCTGAAGTACCTCTGCTTGGGAGACACCTGGCAATGGGCGGATGAACAGCTCCGGCAACTCGAGACAGCGTTGAGCTGGCAAGCGGCGCCTCCCTCCCGCGATCCAGCACGCCTGCTACCTCGACTTCTGCGAGTATCTGAGGCGTACCTGGCCCTCAAAGAGATTGAACACGTGGGTCAAGCGTCCGCGGGAGACCTGCGCCCACGCCGAGACGCGTTGATCGAGTTCCTGCTATCTCGCTGCGAACGTCGCTACGATCTGCAAATAGCTAGCGACGACAGCGTCCGTGAGCGAGTGCGCAGAATCCGCAGCGCCGTCGCGACAGCTTACTTTGCCGAAAGTCCCACGCCAGCTTCTGATCCAGAACGCGACCCCGAACCGTACCTCGTCGATGCCGCAGCGGCGGACTTGGCTCAGTTTCTTCTATCGTTTCCAGACGAATACATGATGCCTGGACAGATCACCGACACCCGAGTCGTCGAAACGATCCAACGAATTCAGGAGGCAATCTACGGCAAAGCAAAAGAAACGATGCCGATGAAGGTTGTCATTGAGGTGGACCACGCCATTGAGGTCTCACCCCAGCGTGGTCCGCGGGGACAGCCCGACCCGCTGCTCTGCCAACTCGACGAAAGATTGCGTACAATGATGATAGCCCTGTCCAAGGAAGCTCGAGATTTCGAAAAGCCCTGA
- a CDS encoding DUF6384 family protein, which produces MTSSANAQAQAPAPGALSPDELNRRRAQTKLPGEDMTIAETLRVMDVAREMRQQRESAEEMFRHDEVRVRLREKLMRTAAMSGDRVTEAEIDAAIDQYLANLHTYEAPQPGMKKFIAYCWIWRYRLAAVATAVAATGAWFFL; this is translated from the coding sequence ATGACTTCCAGTGCAAACGCCCAGGCACAAGCACCGGCTCCCGGTGCCCTCTCGCCCGATGAACTCAATCGGCGGCGTGCCCAAACTAAGCTGCCGGGCGAAGACATGACCATTGCGGAAACCCTGCGGGTGATGGATGTCGCACGTGAAATGCGACAGCAGCGTGAAAGCGCCGAGGAGATGTTTCGGCATGACGAGGTCCGCGTGCGACTGCGTGAAAAACTGATGCGGACCGCAGCCATGTCAGGAGACCGCGTCACCGAAGCCGAGATCGATGCCGCCATCGATCAATACCTGGCAAACCTCCATACCTACGAGGCGCCCCAACCTGGGATGAAAAAATTCATCGCATACTGTTGGATCTGGCGTTACCGCTTGGCGGCAGTTGCGACAGCGGTGGCAGCCACGGGAGCCTGGTTTTTTCTGTAG
- a CDS encoding cell surface protein: MSQQARANAPAAPTSESKSQTTEATHDLDARSTSMRDYLDRALDTLKKFGTAENQAPQELLTLLEEVKHIDEPKVLAIAEVIKHMSSFNALVRENVESVEVGNRYMEIAQMFDSVRDDSKRLIAQLDDGKISGTEKVSNWWMKMRRGTPSDRFEKIVEVYGDVAKDTKVALKSEEQIMDAYIDFRFALKEAEVLARELLDKELPVLEAAKKELADAQQAVDDYAGTDEGGKSHLELRRDEARHSLEEEDKTYQLLKDIAENLEIGYDVGETLITKLKQTHDVKERVFRRAVTFFTTNEHVFTILGTVYTSQHGLHEVTQATEAMKDGVNKGLEDVANLGRKLERAALKAGYGSTINPESVQKLVDSISGFQIESLQMIAELRKESDESTKAIRKSVEEGKRKYQETLAKYARGESIG; the protein is encoded by the coding sequence ATGAGCCAACAAGCCCGAGCAAACGCACCTGCTGCGCCCACGTCCGAATCCAAGTCTCAGACAACTGAAGCGACTCACGATCTTGACGCTCGTTCGACTTCGATGCGGGACTATCTCGACCGGGCGCTGGATACACTCAAAAAGTTTGGCACCGCTGAGAACCAGGCGCCTCAGGAATTGCTCACTCTGCTCGAGGAAGTCAAGCACATCGACGAACCGAAGGTGTTAGCGATTGCTGAGGTTATCAAGCACATGAGCTCATTCAATGCACTCGTTCGCGAGAACGTTGAAAGTGTGGAAGTGGGGAATCGTTACATGGAGATCGCGCAGATGTTCGATTCCGTCCGCGACGATAGCAAGCGACTGATCGCACAACTCGATGACGGCAAGATCTCCGGGACCGAAAAGGTCTCGAACTGGTGGATGAAGATGCGTCGCGGAACGCCGAGTGATCGGTTTGAAAAGATCGTCGAAGTCTACGGTGATGTCGCGAAGGATACGAAGGTGGCGTTGAAGTCCGAAGAGCAGATCATGGACGCCTACATCGACTTTCGGTTTGCACTCAAGGAAGCCGAGGTGCTCGCTCGCGAACTACTCGACAAGGAGTTGCCCGTCCTCGAGGCTGCCAAAAAGGAGTTAGCTGACGCCCAGCAAGCTGTCGACGATTACGCCGGCACCGATGAAGGTGGCAAGAGCCATCTGGAACTGCGTCGGGATGAAGCCAGACACAGCCTCGAGGAAGAGGACAAGACGTACCAGCTCCTCAAGGACATCGCGGAAAACCTTGAGATCGGTTACGATGTCGGGGAGACGCTGATCACCAAACTCAAGCAGACACATGACGTCAAAGAACGTGTGTTCCGCCGAGCGGTGACGTTTTTCACGACAAACGAGCACGTGTTTACGATCCTCGGCACGGTCTATACCAGCCAACACGGGTTGCACGAGGTGACGCAGGCCACCGAAGCGATGAAGGACGGTGTGAATAAGGGCCTCGAAGATGTCGCTAATCTGGGCCGCAAGCTCGAGCGGGCTGCGCTCAAAGCGGGATACGGTAGCACGATCAATCCGGAATCCGTGCAGAAGCTTGTCGATTCCATCAGTGGATTCCAGATCGAGTCATTGCAGATGATCGCCGAGCTGCGTAAAGAGAGCGACGAGAGCACCAAGGCGATTCGCAAGAGTGTCGAGGAAGGGAAACGTAAATACCAGGAGACTCTTGCTAAATATGCTCGCGGGGAATCGATTGGTTAG
- a CDS encoding DUF4198 domain-containing protein, with the protein MIRYALLMSLTVALQSSQFAIAHDVWLQTNSPVVRTGEIAHVDLRLGNHGNHHRDFKLAGRIDLDWVTVEHVTPDGARTDIKDTMFTTASAEKEGYWTTPLVATQPGMNCVVEKLDRVMQHGTSVRGIRTAKTYFLVADSLDQPDLDNHIHESPLGLPFELVLQTCPLSEVVVGQPITVQALHRGTPISDVVVSFIPEGTELKGEFDSEYEFRTNDEGLATFVPQTANQYLVVAHHTAEDEKSDEYEFTSYASTITLHVPRQRTYVQVR; encoded by the coding sequence ATGATTCGCTACGCACTACTGATGTCCCTCACTGTTGCCCTTCAAAGTTCTCAATTTGCGATCGCTCACGATGTATGGTTGCAGACAAATTCGCCGGTCGTCCGCACCGGGGAGATCGCCCATGTGGATCTCCGCCTGGGCAATCACGGCAACCACCACCGCGATTTTAAATTGGCGGGACGCATCGATCTCGATTGGGTCACCGTCGAACATGTCACCCCCGACGGGGCTCGCACCGACATCAAAGACACGATGTTCACGACCGCTTCAGCAGAAAAGGAGGGGTATTGGACAACACCACTCGTGGCTACGCAGCCAGGCATGAACTGCGTGGTAGAAAAACTCGACCGAGTTATGCAGCATGGCACATCGGTCCGCGGTATCCGGACCGCCAAGACGTACTTCCTGGTCGCCGACTCACTGGATCAACCGGACCTCGACAACCACATTCACGAAAGCCCGCTCGGCCTTCCCTTCGAGTTGGTGCTGCAAACGTGCCCGTTGAGTGAGGTTGTCGTCGGCCAACCCATCACGGTGCAGGCCCTTCACCGGGGCACGCCGATCTCGGACGTCGTCGTAAGCTTCATTCCCGAAGGGACTGAACTCAAGGGAGAGTTCGACTCCGAGTACGAGTTTCGCACCAATGATGAAGGGCTGGCCACATTTGTCCCTCAAACCGCGAATCAGTACTTAGTCGTCGCGCACCACACCGCAGAGGATGAGAAGAGCGACGAATACGAATTCACGAGCTACGCCTCGACCATCACGTTGCACGTTCCGCGTCAGCGGACCTACGTGCAGGTCCGCTAA
- a CDS encoding DUF1559 domain-containing protein, whose protein sequence is MKSLHPKRSPRRAFTLVELLVVIAIIGILVGLLLPAVQSAREAARRMQCSNNLKQVTLAMHNYESSHRKLPSNYTTGAGTSGNFSVFSQMAPFFEQGNMLSMIHFDQPLTVGCCPGQLVAPHDVAAATPIPMLTCPSEDSDRTFYVTSLGGAGPTQAYSATNYAMNNGSGVGTQYDTRVATNGINWINAHVGFEAVTDGLSNTAAFSEHLLGVHEQSPSEPTIDAMRRRTMFDVTCAFISRTMPPSTPGMAGYVLPEDPNQMEAYTRASSLHRGWTGQRGAGWISGREYWTGYTHYHPPQSGIPDMQSCGWGVFGARSNHPGGVHVARCDGSIGFVNESVDLKIWRALSTRNGHEVMEEL, encoded by the coding sequence ATGAAATCACTCCATCCGAAACGTTCCCCTCGACGGGCATTCACGCTCGTTGAACTGCTGGTCGTCATCGCCATCATTGGCATCTTGGTCGGCTTGCTCTTACCCGCCGTCCAGTCCGCCCGTGAAGCAGCGCGACGAATGCAGTGCAGCAACAATTTGAAACAGGTCACCCTAGCGATGCACAACTACGAGAGCAGCCATCGCAAGCTGCCTAGCAACTACACCACTGGCGCGGGCACGTCTGGAAACTTCTCCGTGTTCTCTCAGATGGCTCCATTTTTTGAGCAGGGCAATATGCTTAGCATGATCCATTTTGATCAGCCGCTCACAGTCGGTTGTTGCCCAGGACAACTCGTGGCGCCCCATGACGTGGCCGCCGCAACACCGATACCAATGCTGACCTGCCCCAGCGAAGACAGCGACCGCACGTTCTATGTGACGTCGCTAGGAGGAGCGGGGCCAACCCAGGCCTACTCCGCGACAAACTACGCAATGAACAATGGCAGCGGAGTTGGTACTCAGTACGATACGCGAGTGGCGACAAACGGAATTAATTGGATCAATGCTCACGTTGGCTTTGAAGCCGTTACGGACGGGCTGAGCAACACCGCCGCCTTCTCAGAACACTTGCTCGGTGTTCACGAGCAATCGCCAAGTGAGCCAACGATTGACGCGATGCGTCGACGTACCATGTTTGACGTCACGTGTGCCTTTATCAGTCGAACGATGCCCCCCTCCACACCCGGGATGGCGGGGTACGTCCTGCCTGAGGACCCGAACCAAATGGAAGCCTACACGCGAGCGAGCAGCTTACACCGCGGTTGGACGGGGCAACGCGGAGCCGGCTGGATAAGCGGACGAGAATACTGGACTGGATACACCCACTACCATCCACCCCAAAGCGGTATCCCCGATATGCAAAGCTGCGGCTGGGGCGTTTTCGGGGCCCGCAGCAATCACCCCGGCGGGGTTCATGTCGCCCGCTGCGACGGCAGTATCGGCTTTGTTAACGAAAGTGTGGATCTCAAGATTTGGCGCGCTCTCTCGACACGCAACGGCCACGAAGTGATGGAGGAACTCTAG
- a CDS encoding serine/threonine-protein kinase — translation MTAKLRLVMADSDATRRLRVGARLDKYRLVRRLGEGGFAVVFQAHDSIEDRSVALKLPDLSSEAVAQSFDDVQREVRIMAGLTHPNVLPLKDARYIDGQFVMVFPLGDESLNDRLSRRLARSTAVHYIRQMTAAVAHAHENRVLHRDIKPENFILFPDNRICLTDFGLARNQSRRHQISASGTLGYIAPEQAMGKPTYRSDVFSLGLIVYRMLSGVLPEYPFEIPLPSYARFKKGLHQDFVDWTRKALDPTPAKRFRDGVAMHNALERIRQIIIDKPATSKSKRPTVRRAA, via the coding sequence GTGACTGCAAAGCTACGATTGGTAATGGCCGACTCGGACGCGACTCGGCGACTGCGGGTGGGCGCGCGACTGGATAAGTACCGATTGGTGCGCCGGTTGGGCGAAGGCGGATTCGCCGTCGTCTTCCAAGCTCACGATTCCATTGAGGATCGTTCGGTGGCCCTCAAGCTGCCGGACTTGTCGAGCGAGGCGGTCGCCCAGTCGTTCGACGATGTTCAGCGGGAGGTCCGGATCATGGCGGGACTGACTCATCCCAACGTTTTGCCGCTCAAGGACGCTCGCTACATTGACGGTCAGTTTGTGATGGTCTTCCCACTCGGGGACGAGAGTCTCAACGACCGCTTGAGCAGGCGGTTAGCTCGCAGTACCGCCGTGCACTACATTCGACAGATGACTGCGGCGGTAGCCCATGCCCACGAAAACCGGGTACTTCACCGGGATATTAAACCAGAGAATTTCATTTTGTTTCCGGATAATCGGATTTGCCTGACGGACTTTGGCTTGGCCCGAAATCAATCGCGGCGACATCAAATCTCTGCTTCCGGTACGCTCGGCTATATCGCTCCCGAACAGGCCATGGGTAAACCGACTTACCGCAGTGACGTGTTTTCACTAGGACTGATCGTGTACCGAATGCTCTCGGGCGTCCTGCCGGAATATCCCTTTGAAATTCCGTTGCCGTCGTACGCTCGCTTCAAAAAGGGACTGCACCAAGACTTTGTCGACTGGACGCGCAAGGCACTCGACCCGACGCCAGCGAAACGTTTTCGCGACGGTGTCGCAATGCACAATGCGCTCGAACGCATTCGCCAAATCATTATCGATAAACCAGCCACAAGTAAATCGAAGCGTCCGACGGTCCGCCGGGCAGCCTGA